In Pyrus communis chromosome 1, drPyrComm1.1, whole genome shotgun sequence, the following are encoded in one genomic region:
- the LOC137749478 gene encoding RING-H2 finger protein ATL16-like: MGYKLYAIQSPISQPPPPPPSPKTNLPMLYYGLIVFGTAGIILAMYNLIFIKWTSRRHGQSPASRPSNSLVDLSRTRRSRSFENLGSFRYQKKEGSNAKDENSVECAVCLSVFEDGEDIRKLPTCKHSFHAPCIDMWLYSHSECPLCRTPVPVSSWCHPQLTTTPEDNSREGLLV; encoded by the coding sequence atgGGTTACAAGCTCTACGCAATACAAAGCCCCATTTCACAGCCGCCACCGCCTCCTCCGTCACCGAAAACCAACTTACCCATGCTGTATTATGGCCTCATAGTCTTCGGAACAGCCGGCATAATCCTAGCCATGTACAACCTTATCTTCATCAAATGGACTTCGAGGCGCCATGGCCAGTCTCCGGCGTCAAGACCATCAAACAGTTTGGTTGATCTCTCAAGAACAAGGAGGAGTAGGAGCTTTGAGAACTTGGGCAGCTTCAGGTACCAGAAGAAAGAGGGATCAAACGCAAAAGATGAAAATTCTGTTGAATGTGCTGTTTGTTTGTCAGTTTTTGAGGATGGAGAAGATATAAGAAAGCTGCCTACTTGCAAGCACTCTTTTCATGCTCCTTGCATAGACATGTGGCTCTACTCTCACTCTGAGTGCCCGCTCTGTCGCACGCCCGTGCCCGTCAGCTCATGGTGTCATCCGCAGTTGACGACCACGCCGGAGGACAATTCCAGAGAAGGCCTGCTAGTCTGA
- the LOC137749566 gene encoding F-box protein At5g49610-like, translating into MDKMDAKKISGEPESESKSHSVALMASSSLPSLPSEIWFDQILTRTSLESLGRCRLVSKEWNHITYDSRFWQLLCERSGTVSGFLVENRVKYGKTLQTFVSVDNKANKNLTHSVMDFMPVPVRIEAVSRQGLVFCMSENNYQLFVCKPTTRQWEKLPNPRNRYFTSTTAIVVLSSKPLRYKIIQISRARYPFFKVKSTQYLKWRFEVFDSNTWAWRQLKDVSLPYSICLYGFNRRYISVCGGFYWRLADNKIFAFHYEDDKESWERFDLPQPVRDCEDLSYNRLVEYQGRLGLICIYRESMDLWVMEDHEKKVWRKIRRLSMEGLKEVEGYCPPPVAFYSSDIALVKGHEKLIFYNFRDSSSNVVRLGFDPSEVFKLQSDSERVNLRGTCP; encoded by the coding sequence ATGGATAAGATGGACGCCAAAAAGATCAGTGGAGAACCCGAATCCGAATCCAAATCCCATTCAGTCGCTTTAATGGCCTCGTCATCACTACCATCCCTTCCTTCAGAAATATGGTTTGATCAGATTCTAACACGAACATCGCTCGAAAGTCTAGGCCGGTGTAGGCTGGTTTCAAAGGAGTGGAATCACATCACGTATGACTCAAGGTTCTGGCAACTTCTTTGCGAGAGAAGTGGCACAGTTTCGGGGTTTCTAGTCGAGAATCGGGTCAAATATGGGAAAACTTTACAAACGTTCGTGTCTGTTGATAATAAGGCAAACAAGAATTTGACACACTCAGTTATGGACTTCATGCCTGTCCCAGTGCGCATTGAAGCTGTGAGTCGTCAAGGTCTAGTGTTTTGTATGAGCGAAAATAATTACCAACTTTTTGTCTGCAAACCTACCACTAGGCAATGGGAAAAGTTACCGAATCCAAGGAACAGGTATTTCACTTCGACGACTGCCATAGTTGTGTTAAGTTCAAAGCCTCTAAGGTACAAGATTATTCAGATTTCAAGAGCCCGGTATCCCTTCTTCAAGGTCAAGTCAACACAGTACTTAAAGTGGAGATTTGAGGTGTTTGATTCAAACACTTGGGCGTGGAGGCAGTTGAAGGATGTAAGCTTACCTTATTCTATTTGCTTATACGGCTTTAACCGGCGCTACATATCAGTATGTGGTGGATTCTATTGGCGATTAGCGGACAACAAAATATTTGCTTTTCATTATGAAGATGATAAAGAGAGTTGGGAACGATTTGATTTACCACAGCCGGTGAGGGATTGTGAGGATTTAAGTTACAATCGACTCGTGGAGTACCAAGGCCGGCTTGGATTGATTTGCATCTATAGGGAGTCCATGGACCTGTGGGTTATGGAAGATCATGAAAAAAAAGTATGGAGAAAGATACGGAGATTGAGCATGGAAGGGCTTAAAGAAGTGGAGGGCTATTGTCCTCCCCCTGTTGCATTTTACAGCAGTGATATTGCACTTGTGAAAGGGCACGAAAAACTCATATTTTACAATTTTCGAGATTCTAGTTCTAATGTAGTGAGATTAGGGTTTGATCCTAGTGAAGTTTTCAAGCTGCAATCGGATTCTGAGAGAGTTAATTTGAGGGGTACCTGTCCGTAG
- the LOC137707492 gene encoding F-box protein At5g49610-like, with the protein MASPPSLPSEILFDQILTRIKSLYSLGRCRLVSKDWNHITYDSWFWHLFCKRSGTVSGLLIPNKYSSTLASIDSTSNKTLILSSLLNFLPVPVKIKAVSSTHGLVFCVSQNPRSSSVAPDYFVCKPTTLQYETLPNPKTRYFNRITAMVVLSSKPLRYKIIRFSDPKTPISVYKPHHKLKSYNNLMCEVFDSNTWAWKKLKDVTSLPYCVFFGFHRPCVTACGACYWLLTNNQVFAFYYGDNEDRWEIFDLPQPVRDSDCFNCNQLVEYQGHLGLIYFDRRETFMKLWVMEDHDKKVWSKRQALNIDLEVLEDLEGYCAPPFPAALYNSDIALMKGFYKVIFYKFQDSSCKVAWLRDQPYEIFKLQSDFEKVNLRGPWRWQDFSFIFFLFAFALFSYGLCFVLGL; encoded by the coding sequence ATGGCCTCACCACCATCTCTTCCTTCTGAAATATTGTTTGATCAGATTTTAACGCGAATCAAATCACTCTATAGTCTAGGCCGTTGTAGGCTGGTTTCGAAGGACTGGAATCACATCACATATGACTCATGGTTCTGGCATTTGTTTTGTAAGAGGAGTGGCACAGTTTCTGGGCTTTTAATTCCGAACAAATATTCATCAACCTTGGCGTCTATTGATAGTACGTCCAACAAGACTTTGATACTTTCATCGCTACTAAACTTCTTGCCTGTTCCTGTCAAGATCAAAGCTGTTAGTAGTACTCATGGCCTAGTGTTTTGCGTGAGCCAAAACCCTAGAAGCTCCTCCGTGGCACCTGATTATTTTGTGTGCAAGCCGACTACTCTACAATATGAGACATTACCCAATCCAAAAACTAGGTACTTCAACAGAATAACTGCCATGGTTGTGTTGAGCTCGAAACCCTTAAGGTACAAGATTATTCGGTTCTCAGATCCCAAAACTCCAATCTCCGTCTACAAGCCTCATCATAAACTAAAAAGCTACAACAACCTAATGTGCGAGGTGTTTGATTCAAACACTTGGGCATGGAAGAAACTGAAGGATGTTACTAGTTTACCCTATTGTGTTTTCTTCGGTTTTCACCGGCCTTGTGTAACAGCATGCGGCGCATGCTACTGGCTTCTAACAAACAACCAAGTATTCGCTTTTTATTACGGAGATAACGAAGATAGATGGGAAATATTTGATTTACCGCAGCCGGTACGTGATAGTGACTGTTTCAATTGCAACCAACTCGTGGAGTACCAAGGTCATCTTGGTTTGATTTATTTTGATAGAAGAGAGACGTTCATGAAGTTGTGGGTAATGGAAGATCATGATAAAAAAGTATGGAGCAAGAGACAAGCATTGAACATTGATCTTGAAGTTCTTGAAGATTTGGAGGGCTATTGTGCTCCTCCTTTTCCTGCAGCACTTTACAACAGTGATATTGCACTGATGAAAGGGTTCTACAAAGTTATCTTTTACAAATTTCAGGATTCTAGCTGTAAGGTGGCTTGGCTACGGGATCAACCTTATGAGATTTTCAAGCTGCAGTCGGATTTTGAGAAAGTTAATTTGAGGGGTCCGTGGAGATGGCAAGACTTcagtttcatcttcttcttgtttgcGTTTGCTCTGTttagttatggtttatgttttgtGTTAGGTTTATAA
- the LOC137741912 gene encoding vacuolar protein sorting-associated protein 2 homolog 1-like, producing the protein MSFLFGKRKTPAELLRENKRMLDKSIREIERERGALQGQEKKLILEIKKSAKQGQMGAVKVMAKDLVRTRHQIEKFYKLKSQLQGVSLRIQTLKSTQAMGEAMKGVTKAMGQMNRQMNLPSLQKIMQEFERQNEKMELTTEVMGDAIDDALEGDEEEEETDELVSQVLDEIGINVNQELVNAPSAAVAAPAAKNKVPQVETAAAGADDGGIDSDLQARLDNLRRM; encoded by the exons ATGAGTTTCCTCTTCGGCAAGCGGAAGACGCCCGCAG AACTTTTGCGGGAAAACAAGAGGATGCTGGACAAATCTATTCGAgagatagagagggagagaggagcTCTCCAAGGACAAGAGAAGAAACTAATTCTAGAGATTAAGAAAAGTGCCAAGCAAGGGCAGATG GGAGCTGTTAAAGTTATGGCGAAAGACCTTGTTCGAACACGACATCAGATTGAAAAGTTCTAcaagctcaaatctcaactccaGGGTGTATCTCTTAGAATTCAG ACGTTGAAATCCACACAAGCTATGGGAGAGGCAATGAAAGGAGTGACGAAGGCAATGGGCCAGATGAACAGGCAGATGAACTTGCCATCACTGCAGAAAATTATGCAAGAATTTGAGAGGCAGAATGAGAAGATGGAATTGACAACTGAGGTGATGGGTGATGCTATTGATGATGCGCTGGAAGGAgatgaggaagaggaggaaACCGACGAACTAGTGAGCCAAGTTCTTGATGAAATTGGAATTAACGTCAACCAAGAG CTTGTTAATGCACCATCGGCTGCTGTTGCTGCACCAGCTGCGAAGAACAAAGTTCCGCAAGTGGAAACAGCAGCAGCTGGAGCTGATGACGGTGGGATAGATAGTGATTTACAGGCGAGGCTAGACAATTTAAGAAGGATGTAG
- the LOC137749384 gene encoding protein BIG GRAIN 1-like C, translating into MYARERLPKEETFLRRRRNPSFSSSLLDSIYRSIDESSGGDGDQGYVRESTAMVKKQSSSTKGDNEKVNLRRAIMIENWVEKQSVHSSMFSNSASSSSESSSGAAFSSSETDSSYRSRTKPKAVEQRFVQFEEKEKSESGGGSAFSKTKLRALKIYEELKKMKQPISPGGRIVNFINSIFNSGNVKKPKMCYVGAVEDVTITENVSNLKSACPSSSASASTLSRSCLSKPSSRAKKSSNGMKRSVRFYPVSEILGEDSQPPNHLKCVFEEDPSLMPKPSFQKYARACPGNYDKLIQPGKSRTEDLLTFNRSTKSTSYRKTGAVSQNLVRSFCDNADDEESDHDAESCSSSDLFELNHPVGVGRYMEELPVYETTNFRTNQAIAQGLL; encoded by the coding sequence ATGTATGCGAGGGAGAGGTTACCGAAAGAAGAAACGTTTTTGAGGCGAAGAAGAAACCCATCCTTCTCTTCTTCGCTACTTGACTCCATCTACCGCTCAATTGATGAATCGAGCGGTGGAGATGGAGATCAGGGTTATGTTCGAGAGTCGACTGCAATGGTCAAGAAACAGAGCAGTTCTACTAAAGGAGACAATGAGAAGGTTAATCTTCGAAGGGCTATTATGATTGAGAATTGGGTCGAGAAGCAGAGCGTTCACAGCTCCATGTTCTCGAACTCCGCTTCGAGTTCCTCGGAGTCGAGCTCAGGAGCTGCATTTTCGTCTTCCGAAACAGATTCGAGCTACAGATCAAGAACAAAACCGAAGGCGGTCGAGCAGAGGTTCGTGCAATTTGAGGAGAAGGAAAAGAGTGAGAGTGGCGGAGGAAGTGCGTTTTCAAAGACGAAGCTACGAGCTTTGAAAATCTatgaagaattgaagaaaatgaagCAACCAATTTCGCCCGGCGGGCGGATTGTGAACTTCATCAACTCGATTTTCAATTCCGGCAATGTCAAGAAGCCAAAAATGTGTTATGTTGGAGCTGTGGAAGATGTGACCATTACAGAGAATGTGTCGAATTTGAAATCGGCTTgtccttcttcttctgcttctgcttctacTCTCTCAAGGTCTTGCTTGAGCAAACCGTCTTCAAGAGCGAAAAAATCGAGCAATGGCATGAAAAGGTCGGTTAGATTTTACCCAGTGAGTGAGATTCTTGGTGAGGATTCTCAGCCTCCAAACCACCTCAAATGTGTGTTTGAAGAAGACCCAAGCTTGATGCCAAAACCCTCTTTTCAAAAATATGCAAGGGCTTGTCCTGGTAATTATGATAAGCTGATTCAACCGGGTAAGAGTCGAACAGAAGACCTGCTCACATTTAATCGTAGCACAAAATCAACAAGTTACAGAAAGACTGGGGCGGTTAGTCAAAATTTGGTGAGAAGTTTTTGCGACAATGCAGATGATGAAGAAAGTGATCATGATGCTGAGAGCTGTTCAAGTTCTGATCTTTTTGAGCTGAATCATCCAGTTGGGGTTGGAAGGTACATGGAAGAACTTCCTGTGTATGAGACTACTAATTTCAGAACCAATCAAGCTATTGCCCAAGGGTTGTTGTAA